From Lolium perenne isolate Kyuss_39 chromosome 5, Kyuss_2.0, whole genome shotgun sequence, a single genomic window includes:
- the LOC127300521 gene encoding serine/threonine-protein kinase AKL1 yields the protein MWRPFKQLLPKEHSGPSGGLEGRTIDVGNVKVHVREAIAEGGFSCVYLARDMANPAKQYALKHVIVRDRESLDLVQKEVTVMRSLKGHPNVVTLVAHAVLDMGHGREAFLLMEFCERSLVSALESRGAGFFDEEKVALIFRDVCNAVFAMHCQTPPIAHRDLKAENVLLGADGAWKLCDFGSVSTNHKCFDKPEERGIEEDIIRKHTTPAYRAPEMWDLYRREVISEKVDIWALGCLMYRICYSKLAFDGESKLQVLNGNYRIPELPKYSSSITSLIEEMLQSSPEARPDITQVWFRVNELLPLELQKDLPDGSPSGSAFELHTTEDEAPRQLLHGSSLSPSRDNVRNTPPKDPSSLRSQVPLTAAESKGSVGAFWSTQHAEELAFVNDKGSAFDHDPVSKATSKQPQAKNQKTTQNRQSLSASVDSSPGDFEIRFSPNGSEYGLEKTKITKTDDKPTVQAAAFNSFVADFDNVKVRSQDNTSSLKTTSQLKEQQLEAEVNLLKEQLKIANLEKEEISLKLDKLSAICSSQRRDIQELKQALATASASPPVKELKENSNVEFSSPNTSLDTPPREKIAGTPPELRQGLFTSSPGTPSPDLKPLSAFPEEPKAQPVMKSSHPRSVRTLRANSNKVGSLGQSKTNFGADPFAFGQDSFKAVPSGTVPSEMSNFGDASQSLSGLKTEAEKDAPYQPAGWTGF from the exons GGCCCTCCGGCGGCCTCGAGGGCCGAACCATCGACGTCGGCAACGTCAAGGTGCATGTCCGGGAAGCCATCGCCGAGGGCGGGTTCTCGTGCGTGTACCTCGCGAGGGACATGGCGAACCCGGCGAAGCAGTACGCGCTCAAGCACGTCATTGTCCGGGACAGGGAGTCGCTGGACCTGGTCCAGAAGGAGGTCACCGTGATGAGGTCGCTCAAGGGGCACCCGAACGTGGTCACGCTTGTCGCGCACGCGGTACTGGATATGGGCCATGGGAGGGAGGCGTTTCTGCTGATGGAGTTCTGCGAGAGATCCCTGGTTTCCGCCTTGGAGAGCAGAGGCGCGGGGTTCTTTGATGAGGAGAAGGTTGCTCTCATCTTCCGGGATGTTTGCAATGCGGTCTTCGCGATGCACTGCCAGACACCGCCGATTGCTCACAG GGACCTAAAGGCTGAAAATGTGCTTCTTGGCGCTGACGGGGCATGGAAATTATGTGATTTTGGTAGTGTATCAACAAATCATAAGTGCTTTGATAAACCAGAAGAGAGGGGCATTGAAGAAGATATCATCAGGAAGCATACAACTCCTGCTTATAGGGCTCCCGAG ATGTGGGACTTGTACAGGAGGGAAGTTATTAGTGAAAAAGTAGATATATGG GCTCTTGGATGTCTCATGTATAGAATCTGCTACTCAAAATTAGCTTTTGATGGAGAATCAAAGCTCCAGGTACTCAATGGGAACTATCGTATCCCTGAATTACCGAAGTACAGTTCTTCCATTACAAGTCTAATTGAAGAGATGCTTCAGTCATCTCCAGAGGCCAGACCGGACATTACACAG GTATGGTTTCGTGTTAATGAATTACTCCCTTTGGAGCTGCAAAAGGATTTACCTGACGGATCCCCATCTGGATCAGCATTTGAATTGCATACTACTGAAGATGAAG CGCCAAGGCAGTTGCTCCATGGGAGCTCCCTGTCACCATCAAGAGACAACGTGAGGAATACACCACCCAAAGATCCTTCCAGTCTGAGGTCACAAGTTCCTTTAACAGCTGCCGAGAGTAAGGGTTCTGTGGGTGCATTTTGGTCAACTCAGCATGCAGAAGAACTAGCTTTTGTGAATGACAAGGGGTCAGCTTTTGATCATGATCCCGTATCCAAAGCCACATCGAAGCAACCACAGGCAAAGAACCAGAAGACAACACAGAACAGACAGTCTCTTTCTGCATCTGTTGATAGTTCTCCTGGGGACTTTGAAATTAGGTTTTCTCCAAATGGTTCAGAATATGGTCTAGAGAAAACCAAAATCACGAAAACAGATGACAAACCCACTGTACAGGCTGCCGCTTTTAACTCCTTTGTGGCGGACTTTGATAATGTTAAAGTGAGATCACAGGACAACACCAGCAGTTTAAAAACGACAAGTCAATTGAAAGAACAACAGCTGGAAGCTGAAGTAAACTTACTCAAGGAGCAACTAAAGATAGCAAACTTGGAGAAGGAAGAAATTTCACTGAAGTTGGATAAGTTGTCAGCCATTTGCTCCTCTCAGAGGCGAGATATACAAGAACTTAAACAAGCCCTAGCCACAGCATCTGCATCACCGCCAGTTAAGGAGTTAAAAGAAAATTCGAACGTTGAATTCTCCTCACCTAACACAAGCCTTGACACTCCG CCAAGGGAAAAGATTGCAGGAACCCCACCAGAGCTCCGTCAAGGTCTATTTACATCAAGTCCAGGGACACCAAGTCCTGATCTGAAGCCATTGTCAGCGTTTCCTGAAGAGCCGAAAGCTCAACCAGTTATGAAAAGTTCCCACCCGAGGTCAGTCAGAACTCTGAGGGCGAACAGCAACAAAGTCGGCTCACTTGGCCAGTCGAAGACAAACTTTGGTGCTGACCCCTTTGCATTTGGTCAAGATAGCTTTAAGGCTGTACCTTCTGGAACTGTACCTTCTGAGATGTCAAATTTTGGGGATGCTTCTCAGTCTCTCAGCGGTCTGAAAACTGAAGCGGAGAAAGATGCACCCTACCAACCAGCTGGTTGGACTGGGTTTTAA